Proteins from a single region of Leptospiraceae bacterium:
- the thiL gene encoding thiamine-phosphate kinase, producing the protein MLESKIIQLLHHNNSLQLDDCYFMNNKYLVTTDTISENTHFKHEWSSAKDLAEKIIEVNVSDIAASGGLPKFAFLNLGLSEFSKKEKWISSFLRELKRKLNFYKIKLAGGDTYKSPHTNLTLTLIGYTQKPIFRSTGKPNEYLYTTGSLGLSYLGYLHLLNNTHLPTKIKKEAINKHLRPKSRLSISQKLIHTYKISAMMDITDGIAQDSAKLALASNLEIHININKFPRFTEFSKYLQVDEIISSGEELELLFLSKEKIEWNKEYPITCIGETRNIVNKAKSVFYLNGKKYKPKTKGFLHFV; encoded by the coding sequence TTAGAATCCAAAATAATTCAGTTATTGCACCACAACAATTCTCTCCAACTTGATGATTGTTATTTTATGAATAATAAATATTTAGTCACAACAGATACGATTTCAGAGAATACTCACTTCAAACATGAATGGAGTTCCGCAAAAGACTTAGCGGAAAAAATAATAGAAGTTAATGTTTCTGATATTGCGGCATCGGGTGGTTTACCCAAATTCGCTTTTCTAAATTTAGGTTTATCAGAATTTTCAAAAAAAGAAAAATGGATATCTTCTTTTCTTAGAGAACTTAAACGTAAATTAAATTTTTACAAAATTAAACTTGCTGGAGGAGATACCTATAAATCGCCACATACCAACCTCACTCTTACACTTATCGGATATACACAAAAACCTATTTTTAGAAGTACCGGTAAACCAAATGAATATTTGTATACCACAGGTTCTTTAGGTTTGTCCTATCTTGGATATTTACATCTTCTGAATAACACTCATTTACCCACAAAAATAAAAAAAGAAGCGATAAATAAACATCTCAGACCAAAGTCTAGATTATCTATTTCCCAAAAGCTAATTCATACTTATAAAATTTCTGCCATGATGGATATCACAGATGGAATTGCGCAAGACAGCGCAAAACTAGCACTAGCCTCTAATCTAGAAATTCATATAAATATAAATAAATTTCCTCGTTTTACAGAATTCTCCAAATACTTACAGGTAGACGAAATAATTAGTTCAGGTGAAGAATTAGAACTCTTATTTTTATCGAAGGAAAAAATTGAATGGAATAAAGAGTATCCGATTACTTGCATCGGAGAAACACGAAATATTGTAAATAAAGCAAAATCAGTATTTTATTTAAATGGAAAAAAATATAAACCAAAAACAAAAGGATT